A window from Syntrophorhabdaceae bacterium encodes these proteins:
- a CDS encoding metallophosphoesterase, with amino-acid sequence MLVFVSDLHFVDETAGKHNIATEAFRIFFQDIAGNVERYKKNNREIQEIKIVFLGDIFDLLRTEMWFGYPVDERPWGTNESKIEAHAETIFDAIISKNRETFDLLKKDLKKEFGFPFEPERIYIPGNHDRLCNKYPKLRDKIREALGIAKTADRFEHFFQNAEYGVFARHGHEFDKFNYEGGLTYSYEDYMRVPIGDPITTELVARLPWQIMNNSEVKKLPLDEQDALKRNFQEIENVRPFSATVEWLLYQVKNNITLKEAIEDSVDEVIQAFNDLDFVNQWYKHHDRWINPIDEADKIQAALFLLEKFKIFSSEKIMPMIEKIKDRFSKDDLLEAAPEEYKHLDNRIRYIVYGHTHDPLQAPIRIVQDPSGTKEHVYLNTGTWRGRYYKTKEGLGFINWKNLTYTVFYLKEERGTDFPAYETWTGTLKSI; translated from the coding sequence ATGTTAGTCTTTGTAAGCGACCTGCATTTTGTAGACGAGACGGCGGGCAAGCATAATATTGCCACCGAAGCCTTTCGAATATTCTTCCAGGATATTGCGGGCAATGTCGAGCGTTATAAAAAAAATAACAGAGAAATACAGGAAATCAAGATCGTATTCCTGGGAGATATCTTCGACCTGCTCAGGACAGAGATGTGGTTCGGGTACCCTGTCGATGAAAGACCGTGGGGCACCAACGAGAGTAAGATTGAGGCACACGCTGAGACTATATTTGACGCAATCATCAGCAAGAACCGTGAGACCTTCGACCTGTTAAAAAAAGACCTTAAAAAAGAGTTCGGCTTCCCTTTTGAACCGGAAAGGATCTACATTCCCGGCAATCACGACAGGCTATGCAATAAATACCCAAAGCTAAGGGACAAGATACGCGAAGCACTCGGGATTGCAAAAACTGCGGACAGGTTCGAACATTTTTTCCAGAACGCCGAATACGGCGTCTTTGCGCGCCACGGTCACGAGTTTGACAAATTCAACTATGAGGGCGGACTCACATACAGTTATGAAGACTACATGAGGGTGCCGATCGGCGATCCGATCACGACCGAACTGGTCGCAAGGCTTCCATGGCAGATTATGAATAACAGTGAAGTCAAAAAACTGCCTCTGGACGAGCAGGATGCATTGAAGAGAAACTTCCAGGAGATCGAGAACGTAAGGCCCTTTTCGGCCACCGTCGAATGGCTGCTCTACCAGGTGAAGAACAATATTACCCTCAAGGAGGCCATCGAGGATTCCGTCGATGAAGTGATACAGGCATTTAACGATCTGGATTTCGTAAATCAATGGTATAAGCACCATGATAGGTGGATAAACCCGATAGACGAGGCGGACAAGATACAGGCGGCCCTCTTCCTGCTTGAAAAATTCAAGATATTCTCCTCCGAAAAGATCATGCCGATGATAGAAAAGATAAAAGACCGCTTTTCAAAAGACGACCTCCTCGAGGCAGCCCCGGAGGAGTACAAGCACCTGGATAACCGTATCAGGTACATAGTATACGGTCATACACACGACCCGCTCCAGGCCCCGATACGCATCGTGCAGGACCCGTCAGGCACGAAAGAACATGTATACCTCAATACAGGCACCTGGCGGGGAAGATACTACAAGACAAAAGAAGGTCTCGGTTTTATCAACTGGAAAAACCTGACCTATACAGTCTTTTACCTGAAGGAAGAGCGGGGCACCGACTTCCCCGCGTACGAAACCTGGACCGGGACACTGAAATCGATATGA